The following coding sequences are from one Arachis hypogaea cultivar Tifrunner chromosome 7, arahy.Tifrunner.gnm2.J5K5, whole genome shotgun sequence window:
- the LOC112703560 gene encoding uncharacterized protein isoform X5, giving the protein MNQKSIDSMVYFLNKFCTLSKSLQMVQQLRLFRVLMNEGIFDVIIQVLQSQDKKLVLIGYPDSLLESRSYSFAILCCSARRNNTSWISEGHSY; this is encoded by the exons ATGAACCAGAAATCCATTGATTCAATG GTATATTTCCTGAACAAGTTTTGTACCTTAAGCAAGAGCTTACAGATGGTCCAGCAGCTTCGGCTCTTTAG ggttttaatgAATGAAGGCATCTTTGATGTCATCATCCAGGTTTTGCAAAGTCAAGATAAGAAGTTGGTGCTAATTGG ATATCCTGATTCTCTTCTTGAATCAAGATCCTATTCTTTTGCAATCCTATGTTGTTCGGCAAGAAGGAATAACACTTCTTGGATTTCTG AGGGACACAGTTATTGA
- the LOC112703560 gene encoding uncharacterized protein isoform X4 encodes MNQKSIDSMVYFLNKFCTLSKSLQMVQQLRLFRVLMNEGIFDVIIQVLQSQDKKLVLIGTDILILFLNQDPILLQSYVVRQEGITLLGFLFYLAEGHSY; translated from the exons ATGAACCAGAAATCCATTGATTCAATG GTATATTTCCTGAACAAGTTTTGTACCTTAAGCAAGAGCTTACAGATGGTCCAGCAGCTTCGGCTCTTTAG ggttttaatgAATGAAGGCATCTTTGATGTCATCATCCAGGTTTTGCAAAGTCAAGATAAGAAGTTGGTGCTAATTGG AACAGATATCCTGATTCTCTTCTTGAATCAAGATCCTATTCTTTTGCAATCCTATGTTGTTCGGCAAGAAGGAATAACACTTCTTGGATTTCTG TTTTATCTGGCAGAGGGACACAGTTATTGA
- the LOC112703560 gene encoding uncharacterized protein isoform X3, whose amino-acid sequence MNQKSIDSMVYFLNKFCTLSKSLQMVQQLRLFRVLMNEGIFDVIIQVLQSQDKKLVLIGYPDSLLESRSYSFAILCCSARRNNTSWISVLSGRGTQLLIFSLVAFWSTG is encoded by the exons ATGAACCAGAAATCCATTGATTCAATG GTATATTTCCTGAACAAGTTTTGTACCTTAAGCAAGAGCTTACAGATGGTCCAGCAGCTTCGGCTCTTTAG ggttttaatgAATGAAGGCATCTTTGATGTCATCATCCAGGTTTTGCAAAGTCAAGATAAGAAGTTGGTGCTAATTGG ATATCCTGATTCTCTTCTTGAATCAAGATCCTATTCTTTTGCAATCCTATGTTGTTCGGCAAGAAGGAATAACACTTCTTGGATTTCTG TTTTATCTGGCAGAGGGACACAGTTATTGATATTTTCTTTAGTAGCATTTTGGTCAACTGGTTGA
- the LOC112703560 gene encoding uncharacterized protein isoform X6 produces the protein MNQKSIDSMVYFLNKFCTLSKSLQMVQQLRLFRVLMNEGIFDVIIQVLQSQDKKLVLIGYPDSLLESRSYSFAILCCSARRNNTSWISG, from the exons ATGAACCAGAAATCCATTGATTCAATG GTATATTTCCTGAACAAGTTTTGTACCTTAAGCAAGAGCTTACAGATGGTCCAGCAGCTTCGGCTCTTTAG ggttttaatgAATGAAGGCATCTTTGATGTCATCATCCAGGTTTTGCAAAGTCAAGATAAGAAGTTGGTGCTAATTGG ATATCCTGATTCTCTTCTTGAATCAAGATCCTATTCTTTTGCAATCCTATGTTGTTCGGCAAGAAGGAATAACACTTCTTGGATTTCTG GTTAA
- the LOC112703560 gene encoding uncharacterized protein isoform X1 yields the protein MNQKSIDSMVYFLNKFCTLSKSLQMVQQLRLFRVLMNEGIFDVIIQVLQSQDKKLVLIGTDILILFLNQDPILLQSYVVRQEGITLLGFLVKGMITEFGDNMHCQFLEILHSLLDMNVFG from the exons ATGAACCAGAAATCCATTGATTCAATG GTATATTTCCTGAACAAGTTTTGTACCTTAAGCAAGAGCTTACAGATGGTCCAGCAGCTTCGGCTCTTTAG ggttttaatgAATGAAGGCATCTTTGATGTCATCATCCAGGTTTTGCAAAGTCAAGATAAGAAGTTGGTGCTAATTGG AACAGATATCCTGATTCTCTTCTTGAATCAAGATCCTATTCTTTTGCAATCCTATGTTGTTCGGCAAGAAGGAATAACACTTCTTGGATTTCTG GTTAAGGGAATGATAACAGAGTTTGGGGACAACATGCATTGCCAGTTTCTTGAGATCCTTCACAGTCTATTAGACATGAATGTTTTTGGATGA
- the LOC112703560 gene encoding uncharacterized protein isoform X2: MNQKSIDSMVYFLNKFCTLSKSLQMVQQLRLFRVLMNEGIFDVIIQVLQSQDKKLVLIGTDILILFLNQDPILLQSYVVRQEGITLLGFLRDTVIDIFFSSILVNWLKLLHPE, translated from the exons ATGAACCAGAAATCCATTGATTCAATG GTATATTTCCTGAACAAGTTTTGTACCTTAAGCAAGAGCTTACAGATGGTCCAGCAGCTTCGGCTCTTTAG ggttttaatgAATGAAGGCATCTTTGATGTCATCATCCAGGTTTTGCAAAGTCAAGATAAGAAGTTGGTGCTAATTGG AACAGATATCCTGATTCTCTTCTTGAATCAAGATCCTATTCTTTTGCAATCCTATGTTGTTCGGCAAGAAGGAATAACACTTCTTGGATTTCTG AGGGACACAGTTATTGATATTTTCTTTAGTAGCATTTTGGTCAACTGGTTGAAGTTGTTGCATCCAGAATGA